Proteins from a single region of Nasonia vitripennis strain AsymCx chromosome 3 unlocalized genomic scaffold, Nvit_psr_1.1 chr3_random0005, whole genome shotgun sequence:
- the LOC116416686 gene encoding uncharacterized protein LOC116416686, protein MERAADESENIIEYAQHPCVKRRQQILDFLARPVEPEEMRYTRRSAGGLVTEHFFNQGNPRDRQINEQHNHSDDSSCSSSTTIFPLSTSSSNTNTSVELQDYEADESDFSIQVARGQRRRIENSSSNNDDLSDYEEEDNQPSEENEEAEEEISEEDEERSETDDNMNYQGVDEEGDEDIQAPGNRFDIFQQNSHYISKYKIEGRRIVLKIRSPPKDGSINPIVWLELVIRDIYSYIISLCNENDMIGVSVRSLNFARGPGGLSLRLVNNFFTMIYGI, encoded by the exons ATGGAGCGAGCAGCTGATGAAAGCGAAAATATTATTGAGTATGCGCAGCatccatgtgtcaaaagacGGCAACAAATCCTCGACTTTTTGGCCCGGCCAGTAGAACCCGAAGAAATGCGGTACACAAGAAGAAGCGCTGGAGGATTGGTCACCGAGCATTTTTTTAACCAGGGAAATCCAAGAGATCGTCAAATTAATGAAC aacatAATCACTCTGACGATTCATCTTGTTCTTCTTCTACAACCATTTTTCCCTTATCTACATCATCTTCGAACACCAATACTTCTGTAGAATTGCAGGATTACGAGGCCGATGAAAGTGATTTTTCTATTCAAGTTGCtagaggacaaagaagaagaattgaaaattcaagcagCAATAATGATGATTTGTCTGACTACGAAGAAGAGGATAATCAGCCCAGTGAGGAGAAtgaggaggcggaggaggagaTCAGCGAGGAGGATGAGGAGAGAAGCGAAACAGACGATAATATGAATTATCAAGGAGTCGATGAGGAAGGAGATGAGGATATCCAGGCTCCTGGTAATCGTTTTGATATTTTCCAACAAAATTCGCATTATATATCTAAGTATAAAATAGAAGGTAGACGTATTGTGCTAAAAATAAGATCTCCACCGAAGGATGGATCTATAAATCCGATAGTTTGGTTGGAGTTAGTTATTCGCgatatttattcttatataatttcattatgtaATGAAAACGACATGATTGGTGTCTccgttagaagtttaaattttgcacGAGGCCCGGGTGGGTTATCTTTAcgattagtaaataatttttttacaatgattTATGGAATTTAA
- the LOC100678765 gene encoding mucin-17, translating to MCEQTEIHYLDGDVVWVKLGSSWWPGQVVGFEKLPEDVQLDFKNKPLIAAVKFFQEEYFQFVKNYQQIYKYNCTQKDDFIKKGLDKFRAKSKDGSNYMDKFPQDVKTAEMLTDGNPNILSSEKFNPEQKPDISGLFGDKKISKRKRTRDDSMKQIHNDIRTKVTHPRFLQENDHEIRIRQQPKHNPSAPSTSSSGNIFPCQICGFSATRVNVIICHLKSHRLNNETAATNKPKVKTNVHSKSRQIISDFSKRKYVKKTVPSKSKSETKVESLKRKHFKQIEKPSKKKKSDPELREKLLADWNVESDEDESSDLRKSVDMNSMDLLIKDQSSIESVEKTNTFKDDSSKDNSDNSDLLHESNKLLQETDGYAKLSTLKDVSKSPAKVISDENDMKKLDTALSPKRNSDSFQVLKFPVGKFPAENDDKNSRLSCFDFDEDDVPEPSISSVRKMTRGLGNKNMSIKKEIIKEFEMSQALKNDAEQDMKNDENNKLNVTKETKESCTADLDEEMLCIKDSENKETEENNEDKIKVDEKFNNCIEICETQVEIVEIFEDHKEDENKYVQAEENSEKVDNKPDFQCEDIDAANEQSNTEGEITLRSKMRESETCSTKDHEMISDISTADIRKKSISPDDFIFENRDDASIEKTSNIKSVSQDLSQNSLSNRQNENNLNFCTQKRRERPKKNFTSSEEVAFDNEYSKIEKMDVDEFDQKTSESDSDHSSSGRIRKSSTKYQSSLYLQSFEHRSFQTDSLSKSDDKPEKINTKIKRTGDSKNNSDGSVDDSIEGLNSPSNSSNDKTMIESESLESIKKHHSEIKEFATGAESILETKVALKSSNYNHLKEQSKIIEDNKIEEQLNNDVELLPPKKSQIKKFELSLIDSSDNSFSIHSFDSVNKSNPNSENLRKNYGETLSETPLSETLSEKIESSENVSKSAQADKCSSAVITNVKDLTLKTEEIEHPVKAIKNDELSLSEISTFDSSSITDEIKLDTDSKTVMQEPVVTNYPTILPDNFGSIKVVVADNEGMEVNSNQDFPLKNDKSAIQFSNDLLNIEKSSSLIAPESLSAKKTMEPLNSTASPVPMSEINVAVPVKKREKPRIIQNVALKEPMILKTKLTEKHTAKFRKHKLEGNSMKLSDLKSSSNTKVMKMEAVISNNKSKSSLSSSQSLVTKKISKTFKAEDRLSADDTSNETITDVPQTLLKVPSSEKFIQQSSQSLVDMELDIDSMPFVLSEDVLTPESIEQMPVVISSVLSTTPITSSLSTTIMTPTKQIVGANQSFQSPVELNDINLKKKSGTPAILKSKNKAKPTITSIKNVEPPLTSATYKGGYKVNSQALKKTTLDNQKTPGKYVIVQTSGHQQTYSMHQKTVTPTSKGSGNAQIVQQGSKVVILTSPSSGQSGQKVLPLNSISKALTNRKIQRIVPSKQGQQMHTSANPQSLGGLKTVLTSKSGEFSNSSTSTKLTGQKIVSQQQLLASKSVLTQIPGTITKSTALSNVPQGIITKEGIFTPISASTIGGKTFISSKTLVAKGFPQSTSTSKHILNPISQTFSGKTILNSQGIVSKGTVLTPITGSQVKALAAKNIKGSKSQCSTLQRKVQLIETQKNSKVPISLTQTHSSNRLVSQNSDIKTGTSTQKGIKQTIHKQATAAAILPSSGVQQKCKVVSLNPEQKVGSPKTISRMIKLPAKVVKDKVVENVQHKQPVDKEILLLNSKIEQEKHVGCIPVMKSAKIVPKTLQKKISSASTATTSLSSNSNASLSITIPSLDPFNHEKEPKKEITEQTTVPSTQTVTVSENEKINVSKMPSQAQIMAMPTENSDGTQSIVLFTVDEQGQGHIIPLDNNALVSLDGSSTIDGSRTIYIDSSSLGESGNMDNIVLQIDNSSLSNFQPTTLPVQTPAVVTETVPSSDISQSTNQDILAAALANTDFQSDGGIVETIGTTTMTSFTQTSLINQTILQSTIIPPIEPISSPSVLETSLTLNQPIMTPLEVPSSLSSQAELIPVSSTTVIPSSLKVPLSIADNAGSIKKNLNTSEERKKDSQTESKLVSNESYSTSIPGNDLGNKRMQITPSMPLIDDNFNANNGFDSTNASVVTEDNLRSFVTKTSEELIQDLTGNDSLQENNETTLNESTCSSIQKESLKIPRMIPNDTQDDSVSSQHNIALTIETSEETVLTGSIQCSNEIDMEILNKESNLSAEICTASIELPKEIQSSHEIQEFGVIDHNEEKALAVTESTVVYEEETLTSNEDLSCEFQSIIPLTEKCGLKMVVTEGQKSVEVKEERTSSCQISDSLQKSDSNCISTKECKMIFEDDKIEASQGAPSQSYEQLVSDPVDVPEVPSQSVKSENSREATESLTYEAMEVDNNTLIEDPPTQSYKDSKSNEASQSYEILHEINTNAPTQSFNEMIEINKERESMNQSTDDRNFPTQSYEVEKLENCTENLETDTEEISQEGNIPSQSNDIVVDGIGTSSMSTNNSGLNEDETASSSYVPETPENQERDQDQESAISTSSYEIPPCEELNIASSSVIPDTSVQSEHSSIHNNGVPEIPTSSYNLNPDSSSAHVDAVPTSSYEDQIIIEQNVSTSHEVPISIANIEETGSQSYVTGSSNERNEPTSYYRHNQEVTESYYQSICKQSHSQIESNSEEEATPSYYESNPVDVTSEASGSYFNQEEATPSYSHEISPSYYDPQAESEASQSYYSSAHDLNASSQSVALQNVEATQSFYSENSDEQQFRQQGEATPTYTERYSVDYAPVSSPLDRHDLVESSVPARSMDR from the exons ATGTGTGAGCAAACTGAGATTCATTATTTGGATGGTGATGTTGTCTGGGTAAAGTTGGGATCATCGTGGTGGCCAGGCCAAGTTGTTGGTTTTGAAAAACTACCGGAGGATGTTCAATTGGACTTCAAGAATAAACCACTCATAGCAGctgttaaattttttcagGAAGAGTATTT tcaatttgtcaaaaattatcagcagatttataagtataattgTACCCAGAAAGatgattttataaagaaaGGTTTAG aTAAGTTTAGAGCTAAAAGCAAAGATGGCTCAAATTATATGGACAAATTTCCCCAAGATGTTAAAACAGCTGAAATGTTGACTGATGGGAAtccaaatattttatcaagtGAAAAATTCAACCCAGAGCAAAAACCCGATATATCTGGTTTATTCGGGGataagaaaatttcaaaaagaaaacGCACTCGTGATgattcaatgaaacaaattcaCAATGATATCAGGACGAAGGTCACTCATCCTAGATTTTTGCAAGAAAATGACCATGAAATTCGTATAAGACAACAACCTAAACATAACCCATCAGCACCTTCTACCAGTTCTTCAGGGAATATATTCCCCTGTCAGATATGTGGATTCTCCGCTACTCGTGTGAACGTAATAATTTGTCATTTAAAAAGTCATAGGTTAAATAACGAAACTGCAGCCACAAACAAACCAAAAGTAAAAACCAATGTACATTCAAAGTCGAGGCAaataatttcagatttttcaaaaagaaaatatgttaaaaaaacAGTGCCTAGTAAGAGTAAAAGTGAAACTAAGGTTGAATCTCTCAAAAGAAAGCAttttaaacaaattgaaaaaccAAGTAAAAAGAAGAAGTCGGATCCTGAACTACGAGAAAAGTTACTTGCTGATTGGAATGTAGAATCGGATGAAGACGAATCATCAGATCTCAGGAAATCAGTTGACATGAATTCTATGGACCTACTGATCAAAGATCAGTCAAGTATAGAGAGTgtagaaaaaacaaatacttttaaagaCGATTCTAGTAAAGATAATAGTGACAACAGTGATCTTTTACATGAATCAAACAAATTACTGCAAGAAACAGATGGTTATGCAAAGCTTTCTACACTTAAAGATGTCTCTAAAAGTCCTGCAAAAGTGATAAGTGATGAAAATGATATGAAAAAACTTGACACAGCATTATCACCTAAAAGAAATAGTGATAGTTTTCAAGTTCTAAAGTTTCCTGTTGGAAAATTTCCAGCAGAAAATGATGACAAAAATTCTCGATTATCCTGCTTTGATTTCGATGAAGATGACGTTCCTGAACCAAGTATATCGTCTGTGAGGAAGATGACTCGTGGACtaggtaataaaaatatgtctattaaaaaagaaattataaaagagTTCGAGATGAGCCaagctttaaaaaatgatgcaGAACAAGATatgaaaaatgatgaaaataataaattaaatgtaacaaaagaaacaaaagaaaGCTGCACAGCTGATTTAGATGAAGAAATGCTGTGTATTAAAGATAGCGAAAATAAGGAAActgaagaaaataatgaagacaaaataaaagtagatgaaaaatttaataattgtatagaAATTTGTGAAACTCAAGTAGAGATTGTAGAAATTTTTGAAGACCATAAAGaagatgaaaataaatatgtcCAAGCAGAGGAAAACAGTGAAAAAGTTGATAATAAACCAGATTTTCAATGTGAGGATATTGATGCAGCTAATGAACAAAGCAATACTGAAGGTGAAATAACTCTTAGAAGTAAAATGAGAg AGTCTGAAACTTGTTCAACAAAAGATCATGAAATGATATCTGATATTTCAACAGCTGACATAAGAAAGAAATCTATTTCTCcagatgattttatttttgaaaacagAGATGATGCCAGTATTGAAAAAACCTCAAATATCAAATCTGTTTCACAAGACTTGTCACAAAATAGTTTAAGCAACCgtcaaaatgaaaataatttaaacttcTGTACTCAAAAAAGACGTGAGCgcccgaaaaaaaattttacaagttctgaagaAGTTGCATTTGATaatgaatattcaaaaatagaaaaaatggaTGTAGATGAATTTGATCAAAAAACATCTGAATCAGATTCAGATCATTCTTCTAGTGGTAGAATTCGAAAATCAAGTACAAAATATCAATCGTCACTTTATTTACAAAGTTTTGAACATAGATCATTTCAAACTGATAGTTTGTCAAAAAGTGACGATAAaccagaaaaaataaacacaaaaataaaaaggacAGGAGACTCTAAAAATAACTCTGATGGGTCAGTAGATGATAGCATTGAAGGCTTGAACTCACCTTCAAACTCTAGTAATGACAAAACTATGATTGAATCTGAAAGTTTAGAAAGTATAAAGAAACATCATTCAGAAATTAAAGAATTTGCAACTGGTGCGGAAAGTATTTTGGAAACAAAAGTTGCTTTAAAAtcaa gtaACTACAATCACTTAAAGGAGCAGTCAAAAATCATAGAAGATAATAAAATTGAAGAACAGTTAAATAATGATGTTGAATTGCTACCACCAAAAAAGTcgcaaatcaaaaaatttgaactttCTTTAATTGATTCAAGTGACAATAGTTTCAGTATACATTCATTTGATTcagtaaataaatcaaatccAAACTCagaaaatttaagaaaaaattatggTGAAACTTTAAGTGAAACTCCACTTTCTGAAACACtttctgaaaaaattgaaagttcaGAAAATGTATCTAAAAGTGCCCAGGCAGATAAATGCTCATCTGCAGTAATTACAAACGTTAAGGATTTGACATTAAAAACTGAAGAAATAGAGCATCCAGTAAAAGCAATTAAAAATGATGAACTTAGCTTATCAGAAATAAGTACATTTGATTCAAGTAGCATAACTGATGAAATTAAATTAGATACAGATTCTAAAACGGTAATGCAAGAACCCGTTGTTACCAATTATCCTACAATACTCCCAGATAACTTTGGTAGTATTAAAGTTGTTGTAGCAGATAATGAAGGAATGGAAGTAAATTCTAATCAAGATTTTccattaaaaaatgataaaagcgCTATCCAGTTTTCAAATGATCTAttgaatattgaaaaaagtagtTCCCTGATAGCACCTGAAAGTTTATCAGCTAAAAAAACTATGGAACCACTTAACTCAACAGCATCACCTGTACCCATGTCAGAAATTAATGTTGCTGTACCAGtgaaaaaacgagaaaaacCAAGAATCATTCAAAATGTCGCCCTAAAAGAACCTATGATACTAAAGACAAAATTAACGGAAAAACACACTGCGAAGTTTAGAAAACATAAATTAGAAGGTAATAGCATGAAGTTAAGTGACTTGAAAAGTTCTTCTAATACAAAAGTGATGAAAATGGAGGCAGTGAtatcaaataataaaagtaaatcatCTTTGAGTAGTAGTCAGAGccttgtaacaaaaaaaatttcaaagacATTCAAAGCAGAAGATCGTTTATCAGCAGATGATACAAGTAATGAAACAATAACTGATGTACCACAAACACTTCTTAAAGTACCATCCAGTGAAAAATTTATACAACAAAGTTCACAGAGTTTGGTCGATATGGAACTAGATATTGATTCCATGCCTTTTGTTTTAAGTGAAGATGTCTTGACACCGGAAAGTATTGAGCAAATGCCTGTTGTAATATCATCTGTTTTGTCAACGACTCCAATCACAAGCTCATTATCAACAACAATAATGACACCAACAAAGCAAATAGTCGGTGCTAATCAGTCATTTCAATCACCTGTGGAATTAAATgacattaatttaaaaaagaagagCGGTACACCTgcaattttaaaaagtaaaaacaaagcCAAACCAACGATTACTAGCATTAAAAATGTCGAACCACCTCTTACTTCAGCAACATATAAAGGAGGTTACAAGGTAAATTCacaagctttaaaaaaaacaacattagATAACCAAAAAACCCCAGGAAAATATGTGATTGTTCAAACATCAGGCCATCAGCAAACATATAGCATGCATCAGAAAACAGTGACTCCTACAAGTAAGGGTTCTGGGAATGCTCAAATTGTTCAACAAGGAAGTAAGGTTGTAATTCTTACATCTCCTTCATCTGGTCAAAGTGGTCAAAAAGTTCTTCCTTTAAACTCTATTTCAAAAGCATTAACAAATAGAAAGATACAGAGAATCGTTCCAAGTAAGCAAGGTCAGCAAATGCACACTTCAGCTAATCCACAAAGTTTAGGTGGtttaaaaactgtattgacaTCTAAAAGTGGAGAATTTAGTAATTCTTCAACTAGTACAAAATTAACTGGACAGAAAATTGTAAGTCAACAACAATTATTAGCATCAAAAAGTGTTTTGACCCAAATACCTGGAACAATAACAAAGTCAACAGCACTCAGTAATGTGCCCCAGGGTATAATTACAAAAGAAGGTATATTTACACCTATAAGTGCTTCGACTATTGGAGGAAAAACctttatttcatcaaaaacaCTTGTTGCTAAAGGTTTCCCACAAAGCACTAGTACATCTAAGCATATTTTAAATCCAATATCTCAAACATTTTCTGGAAAGACAATTCTAAATTCGCAAGGAATTGTTTCCAAAGGAACTGTTCTAACGCCGATAACTGGGTCACAAGTCAAAGCTCTTGCtgctaaaaatataaaaggaaGTAAGTCTCAGTGTTCAACTCTTCAACGTAAAGTACAGTTAATTGAAactcaaaaaaattccaaAGTTCCAATTTCTTTAACGCAAACACATAGTTCTAATAGATTAGTATCACAAAATTCAGATATAAAAACTGGGACATCTACACAAAAAGGCATTAAGCAAACTATTCATAAACAAGCAACAGCTGCTGCAATACTACCATCATCTGGAGTGCAGCAGAAATGTAAAGTGGTATCTTTAAATCCTGAACAAAAAGTTGGCAGTCCGAAAACCATCAGTCGAATGATAAAACTACCAGCTAAAGTAGTTAAAGATAAAGTTGTAGAAAACGTACAGCATAAGCAACCTGTTGATAAAGAAATTTTGCTTCTGAATTCAAAGATAGAGCAAGAAAAGCATGTTGGATGTATCCCAGTAATGAAATCTGCAAAAATAGTACCAAAAActttacaaaagaaaatttctagTGCTTCTACTGCAACAACATCCTTGTCATCGAATTCAAATGCCTCACTATCAATAACTATTCCATCTTTGGATCCATTTAACCATGAAAAAGAaccaaaaaaagaaataactgAGCAAACAACAGTGCCCAGTACTCAAACTGTTACAGTTAGTGAAAATGAAAAGATTAATGTTTCAAAAATGCCTTCACAAGCTCAAATAATGGCAATGCCAACAGAGAATAGCGATGGTACTCAGTCTATTGTTTTGTTTACTGTTGATGAACAAGGCCAAGGACATATTATTCCATTGGACAATAATGCATTAGTATCCCTAGATGGTTCATCAACAATTGATGGAAGTAGAACTATTTATATTGATTCGAGTTCATTGGGAGAATCAGGAAATATGGATAATATTGTTTTACAAATTGATAACAGCTCATTATCTAATTTTCAACCAACAACTTTGCCAGTGCAAACACCAGCTGTAGTAACAGAAACGGTGCCATCTTCTGATATTTCACAGTCAACAAATCAAGATATCTTAGCAGCTGCTTTGGCTAATACAGATTTTCAAAGTGACGGTGGCATAGTTGAAACTATAGGAACAACTACGATGACTAGTTTTACTCAAACAAGCTTAATAAATCAAACAATATTGCAGTCGACAATAATACCACCTATAGAACCTATATCTTCACCTTCAGTACTTGAAACTTCCTTAACATTAAACCAACCCATAATGACGCCCTTAGAAGTTCCAAGTAGCTTATCTTCGCAGGCAGAACTAATACCAGTTTCTTCTACAACTGTGATTCCCTCAAGTTTAAAAGTACCATTATCAATAGCTGACAACGCTgggtcaattaaaaaaaatttaaacacttctgaagaaagaaagaaagattCACAAACAGAATCTAAATTAGTATCTAATGAATCTTATTCTACTTCTATACCTGGCAATGATTTGGGTAATAAACGAATGCAAATCACACCATCTATGCCACTAATTGACGATAATTTTAATGCCAATAATGGATTTGATTCTACAAATGCTTCTGTTGTCACAGAAGATAACTTAAGGAGCTTTGTTACTAAAACTTCTGAGGAACTCATACAAGATCTCACAGGCAATGATTCATTACAG GAAAACAATGAGACTACTTTAAATGAATCTACTTGTTCTTCCATCCAAAAAGAAAGTTTAAAGATACCGCGAATGATTCCTAATGATACACAAGATGATAGTGTTTCATCTCAACACAATATTGCTCTGACTATTGAGACGTCTGAAGAAACTGTGTTAACTGGAAGCATACAATGCTCAAATGAAATCGATATGGAAATTCTGAATAAAGAAAGTAATTTAAGTGCAGAAATTTGCACAGCTTCAATAGAATTGCCTAAAGAAATACAATCTTCACATGAAATTCAGGAATTTGGTGTTATTGATCATAATGAAGAAAAAGCATTAGCCGTTACTGAATCTACAGTAGTATACGAAGAAGAAACTTTAACATCAAATGAAGATTTATCTTGCGAGTTTCAGTCAATAATTCCATTGACAGAGAAATGTGGTTTAAAAATGGTTGTTACAGAAGGCCAGAAATCTGTTGAAGTAAAAGAAGAAAGGACAAGTTCTTGTCAGATTTCCGATTCTTTACAAAAAAGTGATTCGAATTGTATTTCTACTAAAGAGTGCAAAATGATTTTTGAAGATGATAAAATTGAGGCAAGTCAAGGGGCTCCCTCTCAGTCGTATGAGCAACTTGTATCTGATCCAGTTGACGTTCCAGAAGTTCCTAGTCAGTCtgtaaaatctgaaaatagTCGAGAAGCTACAGAATCACTTACATACGAAGCTATGGAAGTAGATAACAATACTCTAATAGAAGATCCTCCAACTCAATCTTACAAggattcaaaatcaaatgaAGCATCGCAGTCTTATGAGATTCTACATGAAATAAACACAAATGCTCCAACGCAGTCGTTTAATGAAATGATtgaaattaataaagaaaGAGAATCAATGAATCAGTCCACAGATGATCGAAATTTTCCAACCCAAAGTTATGAGGTTGAAAAACTGGAAAATTGTACAGAAAATTTGGAAACTGACACAGAAGAAATAAGTCAAGAAGGTAATATACCATCACAATCAAACGATATCGTTGTTGATGGGATTGGCACATCCTCAATGTCGACAAACAACTCTGGACTTAATGAGGATGAAACTGCAAGCTCTTCTTACGTGCCTGAAACGCCAGAAAATCAAGAACGAGATCAGGATCAAGAGAGTGCAATTAGTACATCTTCCTATGAAATTCCTCCTTGTGAAGAGTTAAACATTGCATCATCAAGTGTAATACCAGACACATCTGTACAGTCAGAGCACTCTAGCATTCATAATAATGGGGTTCCAGAAATTCCAACCTCCTCATATAATTTGAATCCAGATTCAAGCTCTGCACATGTTGATGCAGTACCTACATCCAGTTATGAAGATCAAATCATAATCGAGCAAAATGTATCGACTTCTCACGAAGTGCCAATATCTATCGCAAACATAGAAGAAACAGGTTCTCAAAGTTACGTTACAGGCAGCTCAAACGAAAGAAATGAGCCAACAAGTTACTACAGGCATAATCAGGAAGTAACAGAGAGCTACTATCAAAGCATATGCAAACAATCACACTCTCAAATAGAGTCCAATTCAGAGGAAGAAGCAACGCCTAGTTACTACGAGAGTAATCCTGTGGATGTGACATCAGAAGCTTCCGGTAGCTACTTCAATCAGGAAGAAGCAACTCCAAGTTACAGTCATGAAATTTCACCGAGTTACTATGATCCACAAGCAGAAAGTGAAGCCAGTCAAAGTTATTATTCATCAGCGCACGATCTAAATGCATCCAGTCAATCGGTTGCTCTTCAAAACGTCGAGGCAACACAAAGTTTTTATAGCGAGAACTCAGACGAGCAGCAATTTAGGCAACAGGGCGAAGCTACTCCGACATATACCGAGCGTTATTCTGTTGACTATGCTCCAGTAAGTTCGCCACTCGACAGGCATGACCTTGTAGAAAGTTCCGTGCCTGCAAGGTCTATGGATAGGTAA